One region of Aurantimonas sp. HBX-1 genomic DNA includes:
- a CDS encoding DeoR/GlpR family DNA-binding transcription regulator, which produces MALPLLTLERQERIRALLASDGRVLAAELADRFGVSEDTVRRDLRELADAGQCQRVYGGAVPAAPREGNLSERQRIGASRKSALARALAQTVEPGALLFIDAGSTNLAIAEALPEDCGLAVVTNAPSIASALMERSGIETILLGGRVDPGTGACLGPKAMADASLFRPDILVLGACGVDAEQGVTSHVLEEAELKAEIASRAARILVAATTDKLGTASSYRVVPTEQISLLFVENDCPASLLAPFKRRGTAICHAGPEPADAAAATKRRARR; this is translated from the coding sequence ATGGCTCTACCTCTTCTCACTCTCGAACGACAGGAACGGATTCGCGCCCTGCTGGCCAGTGACGGTCGTGTGCTCGCGGCCGAGCTCGCCGACCGGTTCGGCGTTTCCGAAGATACGGTCCGGCGCGATCTCCGCGAACTGGCCGATGCTGGCCAGTGTCAGCGCGTGTACGGCGGAGCAGTCCCGGCTGCCCCAAGGGAAGGAAACCTGTCCGAGCGCCAGCGCATAGGGGCGTCACGCAAGTCCGCTTTGGCCAGAGCTCTTGCCCAGACGGTCGAGCCGGGCGCGTTACTGTTCATCGATGCCGGCTCGACCAATCTGGCCATCGCCGAAGCCCTACCCGAAGATTGCGGGCTGGCGGTCGTCACCAACGCGCCTTCGATCGCCAGCGCGCTCATGGAGCGGTCCGGCATCGAGACGATCCTGCTTGGCGGACGCGTTGACCCGGGAACGGGCGCATGTCTCGGGCCGAAGGCAATGGCTGACGCTTCGCTTTTCCGCCCGGACATTCTGGTGCTCGGGGCCTGCGGGGTCGATGCCGAACAAGGCGTCACCAGCCATGTCCTGGAAGAAGCCGAACTGAAGGCCGAGATTGCCTCCCGGGCCGCGCGTATCCTGGTGGCGGCGACGACGGACAAGCTGGGAACCGCCAGTTCCTATCGCGTCGTCCCGACCGAGCAAATTTCGCTCCTGTTCGTCGAGAACGACTGCCCGGCCTCCCTGCTGGCCCCTTTTAAGCGTCGCGGCACGGCCATTTGCCATGCCGGCCCGGAACCCGCCGATGCGGCGGCAGCGACCAAGCGCCGCGCCCGACGTTGA
- the phaR gene encoding polyhydroxyalkanoate synthesis repressor PhaR: MAKNSDVTVIKKYANRRLYNTGTSTYVTLENLAGMVKSNEEFVVQDAKTGEDITHAVLTQIIFEQENKGGQNLMPITFLRQLIRFYGDQMQMVIPGYLEQTMSAFSREQEGFRDQMPGAMAQAPMKMMEAQVRRNTEMFRQAMAMFNPFIAGAIGETGEARNGAPASDEGDKAGPEDIKAMRQQLAQMQKRLEALDAKTAEAKGDK, translated from the coding sequence ATGGCCAAGAATTCCGATGTGACGGTCATCAAGAAATACGCCAACCGCCGTCTCTACAATACCGGCACCAGCACCTACGTGACGCTCGAGAATCTCGCGGGCATGGTGAAGAGCAACGAGGAATTCGTCGTCCAGGATGCCAAGACCGGCGAGGACATCACCCATGCGGTGCTGACCCAGATCATCTTCGAGCAGGAGAACAAGGGCGGGCAGAACCTGATGCCGATCACCTTCCTGCGGCAGCTGATCCGGTTCTACGGCGACCAGATGCAGATGGTGATCCCTGGTTATCTGGAGCAGACGATGAGCGCGTTCTCGCGCGAGCAGGAAGGCTTTCGCGACCAGATGCCCGGCGCCATGGCGCAGGCGCCGATGAAGATGATGGAAGCGCAGGTCCGCCGCAACACCGAGATGTTCCGCCAGGCGATGGCGATGTTCAACCCGTTCATCGCCGGCGCGATCGGCGAGACCGGCGAGGCACGCAACGGCGCGCCTGCGTCCGACGAGGGCGACAAGGCCGGCCCGGAGGACATCAAGGCGATGCGCCAGCAGCTGGCGCAGATGCAGAAGCGGCTCGAGGCGCTGGACGCCAAGACGGCGGAAGCCAAGGGCGACAAGTAG
- a CDS encoding acetyl-CoA C-acetyltransferase, whose translation MSNAQSVVIVGAARTPVGAFNGAFADVPAHELGAAAIRAALQRAGVEAAEVDEVIMGQILTAGEGQNPARQAAMEAGIPQEATAWGLNQLCGSGLRTVAIGMQQIAMGDAKIIVAGGQESMSMAPHAAHLRSGQKMGDLKLVDTMLKDGLIDAFNGYHMGNTAENVSRQWQITRDMQDEFAVRSQNKAEEAQKAGRFKDEITPFTVKGRKGDTLVENDEYIKHGTTLEKVQKLRPAFDKEGSVTAANASGINDGAAVTVLMSEAEAERRGLTPLVRIVSWATAGVDPAIMGTGPIPASRRALEKAGWSVDDLDLVEANEAFAAQACAVNKDLGWNPDIVNVNGGAIAIGHPIGASGNRILNTLIHEMIRRDAKKGLATLCIGGGMGVAMCFERG comes from the coding sequence ATGAGCAACGCACAATCGGTCGTCATCGTCGGCGCGGCGCGCACGCCGGTCGGCGCCTTCAACGGCGCCTTCGCCGACGTCCCGGCGCATGAACTCGGCGCGGCGGCCATCCGCGCGGCGCTGCAGCGCGCCGGGGTCGAGGCGGCCGAGGTCGACGAGGTGATCATGGGCCAGATCCTCACCGCCGGCGAGGGCCAGAACCCGGCCCGCCAGGCGGCGATGGAAGCCGGCATCCCGCAGGAGGCGACCGCCTGGGGGCTCAACCAGCTCTGCGGTTCCGGCCTGCGCACGGTGGCGATCGGCATGCAGCAGATCGCCATGGGCGACGCGAAGATCATCGTCGCCGGCGGCCAGGAATCGATGTCGATGGCCCCGCACGCGGCGCATCTGCGCAGCGGCCAGAAGATGGGCGACCTCAAGCTCGTCGACACGATGCTGAAGGACGGGCTGATCGACGCCTTCAACGGCTACCACATGGGCAACACCGCCGAGAACGTCTCGCGGCAGTGGCAGATCACCCGCGACATGCAGGACGAATTCGCCGTCAGGTCCCAGAACAAGGCGGAGGAAGCCCAGAAGGCCGGCCGGTTCAAGGACGAGATCACCCCGTTCACCGTCAAGGGCCGCAAGGGCGACACGCTGGTCGAGAACGACGAGTATATCAAGCACGGCACGACGCTGGAGAAGGTCCAGAAGCTGCGCCCGGCCTTCGACAAGGAGGGCTCGGTGACCGCCGCCAACGCCTCCGGCATCAATGACGGCGCCGCCGTCACGGTGCTGATGAGCGAGGCCGAGGCCGAACGGCGCGGGCTGACGCCGCTGGTGCGGATCGTCTCCTGGGCGACCGCCGGCGTCGATCCCGCCATCATGGGCACCGGGCCGATCCCCGCCTCGCGCCGGGCGCTGGAGAAGGCCGGCTGGTCGGTCGACGATCTCGACCTCGTCGAGGCCAACGAGGCCTTCGCCGCCCAGGCCTGCGCGGTCAACAAGGACCTCGGCTGGAACCCCGACATCGTCAACGTCAATGGCGGGGCGATCGCCATCGGCCATCCGATCGGCGCGTCCGGCAACCGCATCCTCAACACGCTGATCCACGAGATGATCCGCCGCGACGCCAAGAAGGGCCTCGCCACGCTCTGCATCGGCGGCGGCATGGGCGTCGCCATGTGCTTCGAACGCGGCTGA
- a CDS encoding biosynthetic peptidoglycan transglycosylase encodes MIRRVLAGIAIVVVLLVAIPLVLTPLYAIRAIHPVSTLMLADHVAFRPVLRDWLPIEDVAPVMVYSVLMSEDGQFCRHDGIDWGEMRAVVDAALAGEETRGASTIPMQTVKNLFLWNDRSYIRKALEAPLAIYFDLLLSKRRIMEIYLNVVEWDKGVYGIGAASQHYFGKPASELSARQAALLAVTLPAPGTRNPANPGPGLDRLARRVERLAKASGDYVGCVRPAESG; translated from the coding sequence ATGATCCGCCGGGTGCTCGCGGGGATCGCGATCGTCGTCGTGCTGCTCGTGGCGATCCCTTTGGTACTGACGCCGCTCTACGCGATCAGGGCGATCCATCCCGTCTCGACGCTGATGCTCGCCGACCACGTGGCCTTCCGTCCGGTGCTGCGCGACTGGTTGCCGATCGAGGATGTCGCGCCGGTGATGGTCTATTCGGTGCTGATGTCGGAGGACGGCCAGTTCTGCCGCCATGACGGCATCGACTGGGGCGAGATGCGCGCCGTGGTGGACGCCGCGCTCGCCGGCGAGGAGACCCGCGGCGCCTCGACCATCCCGATGCAGACGGTCAAGAACCTGTTTCTCTGGAACGACCGCTCCTACATCCGCAAGGCGCTGGAAGCGCCGCTGGCGATCTATTTCGACCTGCTCCTGTCGAAGCGGCGGATCATGGAAATCTATCTCAACGTCGTCGAGTGGGACAAAGGCGTCTATGGAATCGGCGCCGCCAGCCAGCATTATTTCGGCAAGCCGGCGAGCGAGCTGTCGGCGCGCCAGGCGGCGCTGCTGGCAGTGACGCTTCCGGCGCCCGGCACGCGCAATCCGGCCAATCCGGGCCCCGGCCTCGATCGCCTGGCGCGGCGGGTCGAGCGGCTGGCGAAAGCCTCGGGCGACTATGTCGGCTGCGTCAGGCCAGCCGAATCCGGCTGA
- a CDS encoding MFS transporter: MNTPLNPPRPAARLAFPGPRFAVSIAFLINGFVLGSWAPQVPVLAARLGYSETALGLLILVFGLGALTAMPLIGMAISKGGSKRPTLATQLLLAASLPFLAFAPATVLAVPAAFFFGVTLGGMDVAMNANAIAVEKTRAKAIMSSCHGFWSLGGFAGAAAGGPLIAALGHEGHALFVGAVTLALLWPVSRFGLDDRTLPVTGAAKPAGGLAGIVEAARRDRTALLKALAIGIFTLFAFFPEGVAIDWSALFLRQDLGVDVAASGFAFAAFSAAMALFRFVGDPLRDRFGSVPTLVVSLFTASAGLCVIALSGELALVLIGFAVMGMGLANVVPVAFSAAGNLPGLKPGIGISIATTLGYSGALFAPSVVGFAAERFGFPTVFLTLAALLGVLLVMTPLVRNADRVRPGSERPEGRPGEVRP, encoded by the coding sequence GTGAACACTCCGCTCAATCCCCCGCGGCCTGCCGCCCGCCTAGCCTTCCCCGGGCCGCGCTTCGCCGTGTCGATCGCCTTCCTGATCAACGGCTTCGTGCTGGGTAGCTGGGCGCCGCAGGTGCCGGTGCTCGCCGCGCGGCTCGGCTATAGCGAGACCGCGCTCGGCCTGCTGATCCTGGTGTTCGGCCTCGGCGCCCTCACCGCGATGCCGCTGATCGGCATGGCGATCAGCAAGGGCGGGTCGAAGCGGCCGACTCTGGCGACGCAGCTGTTGCTGGCGGCATCCCTGCCGTTTCTCGCCTTCGCGCCGGCGACCGTCCTTGCCGTGCCCGCCGCCTTCTTCTTCGGCGTGACGCTGGGCGGCATGGACGTCGCGATGAACGCCAACGCCATCGCGGTGGAGAAGACCCGCGCCAAGGCGATCATGTCGTCCTGCCACGGCTTCTGGTCGCTCGGCGGTTTCGCCGGGGCGGCAGCCGGCGGGCCGCTGATCGCGGCGCTCGGCCATGAGGGCCACGCGCTGTTCGTCGGCGCCGTGACGCTGGCGCTGCTCTGGCCGGTCTCCCGCTTCGGCCTCGACGACCGGACGCTGCCCGTTACCGGCGCGGCTAAGCCGGCCGGCGGCCTGGCGGGCATCGTCGAGGCGGCACGGCGCGACCGCACGGCCCTGCTGAAGGCCCTGGCCATCGGCATCTTCACGCTGTTCGCGTTCTTTCCGGAGGGCGTTGCGATCGACTGGAGCGCATTGTTCCTGCGCCAGGATCTCGGCGTCGACGTCGCCGCCTCGGGATTTGCCTTCGCGGCCTTCTCGGCGGCGATGGCGCTGTTCCGCTTCGTCGGGGATCCGCTGCGCGACCGGTTCGGCTCGGTGCCGACGCTGGTGGTGTCGCTGTTCACCGCCTCGGCGGGCCTCTGCGTTATCGCGCTGTCGGGCGAACTGGCCCTGGTGCTGATCGGCTTCGCGGTAATGGGGATGGGTCTCGCCAACGTCGTCCCGGTGGCCTTTTCGGCGGCCGGCAATCTGCCGGGGCTGAAGCCCGGCATCGGCATCTCGATCGCGACGACGCTCGGCTATTCCGGCGCGCTGTTCGCGCCGTCGGTGGTGGGATTTGCCGCCGAGCGCTTCGGCTTCCCGACCGTGTTCCTGACGCTCGCCGCCCTGCTCGGCGTGCTGCTGGTCATGACGCCGCTGGTGCGCAATGCCGACCGGGTCAGACCAGGATCGGAGCGGCCCGAAGGCCGCCCCGGCGAGGTCCGCCCGTAG
- a CDS encoding lytic transglycosylase domain-containing protein, with product MTARPLRLLRPMAMLLAGSLGMAALAPAGAGAETPPAGSLVLPALPFPPSPPSFTTDPAAGLVDAAAAPTAETICRVIAANAAAVGMPEAFFARLIWKESRFDAAAVSPVGAQGIAQFMPYTAEERGLADPYDMRSAIRHSALYLSDLRAELGSWGLAAAAYNGGINRVKRWLASGGTLPYETEAYVADITARPADWFREAGREIEIRPLDPERNFQESCARLPVMKTRAIFASLDGEESAPMRPWGVQVAGHEQRAVAMRMFERVRASHPGLVKEAPIVMRKRTGPRRTIYAVRLGADSRGEANALCQQLRGAGAACIVMKN from the coding sequence ATGACCGCCCGCCCGCTGCGCCTTCTTCGGCCGATGGCGATGCTGCTCGCGGGGTCCCTTGGCATGGCGGCACTGGCTCCGGCAGGTGCTGGCGCGGAGACGCCGCCGGCCGGCTCGCTCGTCCTGCCCGCCCTGCCGTTTCCGCCGAGCCCGCCCTCCTTCACCACGGATCCTGCCGCCGGCCTCGTCGACGCGGCGGCGGCGCCGACCGCGGAGACGATCTGCCGGGTCATCGCCGCCAACGCGGCGGCGGTCGGCATGCCGGAAGCCTTCTTCGCCCGGCTGATCTGGAAGGAAAGCCGCTTCGACGCCGCCGCGGTCTCGCCGGTCGGCGCCCAGGGCATCGCCCAATTCATGCCCTACACGGCCGAGGAGCGCGGCCTCGCCGACCCTTACGACATGCGCTCGGCGATCCGCCATTCGGCGCTCTATCTGTCCGACCTTCGCGCCGAGCTCGGCAGCTGGGGGCTCGCGGCCGCCGCCTACAATGGCGGGATCAACCGGGTGAAGCGCTGGCTCGCCAGCGGCGGCACGCTGCCCTACGAGACCGAGGCCTATGTCGCCGACATCACCGCGCGGCCGGCGGACTGGTTCCGCGAGGCGGGACGCGAGATCGAGATCCGGCCGCTGGATCCCGAACGGAACTTCCAGGAGAGCTGCGCCCGCCTGCCGGTCATGAAGACGCGGGCGATCTTCGCCTCTCTCGACGGCGAGGAGAGCGCCCCGATGCGCCCCTGGGGCGTGCAGGTGGCGGGCCACGAGCAGCGCGCCGTCGCCATGCGGATGTTCGAGCGCGTCCGCGCCAGCCATCCGGGCCTCGTCAAGGAGGCGCCGATCGTCATGCGCAAGCGCACCGGGCCGCGCCGGACGATCTATGCGGTGAGGCTCGGGGCCGACAGCCGCGGCGAGGCCAACGCGCTCTGCCAGCAGCTGCGCGGCGCCGGCGCCGCCTGCATCGTGATGAAGAACTGA
- a CDS encoding PepSY domain-containing protein — translation MKMRAWTYGALAAATLALSTPAMSQSIQIGPGGIRVVPEEQLRERPERREERRQDRREISEREAVRIARQEGVREVDTVRRTRGAYRIVGIDRRGDDIQVDIDRRSGAVLSVR, via the coding sequence ATGAAGATGAGGGCATGGACCTACGGGGCCTTGGCGGCAGCGACGCTTGCGCTGTCGACCCCGGCGATGTCCCAGAGCATTCAGATCGGCCCCGGCGGTATTCGCGTCGTTCCGGAGGAGCAGCTGCGCGAGCGTCCGGAACGACGCGAGGAGCGTCGCCAGGACCGCCGCGAGATCAGCGAGCGGGAAGCCGTCCGCATTGCCCGCCAGGAAGGCGTGCGGGAAGTCGATACGGTGCGGCGCACCCGCGGCGCCTATCGCATCGTCGGCATCGATCGCCGCGGTGACGACATCCAGGTCGACATCGACCGCCGCAGCGGCGCCGTGCTGTCGGTCCGGTAG
- a CDS encoding DUF3309 family protein gives MAVGYGPIIVVLVFLALVAVMPVWPFSRRWGYRPTIVLGIILTLIAVFVAIGGFGPP, from the coding sequence ATGGCCGTCGGATACGGACCGATCATCGTCGTCCTCGTCTTCCTCGCGCTGGTCGCGGTCATGCCGGTCTGGCCGTTCTCCCGCCGGTGGGGATACCGGCCGACCATCGTCCTCGGCATCATCCTGACGCTCATCGCGGTCTTCGTGGCGATCGGCGGGTTCGGGCCGCCCTGA
- a CDS encoding polyprenyl synthetase family protein has product MDGDGFEALLAAAASRVEARLATVLAGDGPLAGAPERVRAAMAHGALGGGKRLRPFLLIEAAALFGASAEDALDAAVALECVHCYSLVHDDLPAMDDDDLRRGKPTVHKAYDEATAILAGDGLLTLAFGLIAGAERLSLAARSALVLMLARDAGAGGMVGGQALDLAAESRDLTEAEIATMQAMKTGALIAFACEAGPVVADADAADRQRLRRFGELVGLAFQLADDLLDETADAATLGKAAGKDRERGKKTLPALKGHDWTRQRLGELVAEAEAELSPYGERGATLLAAARFVAHRQH; this is encoded by the coding sequence ATGGACGGCGACGGATTCGAAGCACTTCTGGCGGCCGCCGCTTCCCGCGTCGAGGCGCGGCTGGCGACGGTGCTCGCCGGCGACGGACCGCTCGCCGGCGCGCCGGAACGGGTCCGCGCGGCGATGGCGCACGGCGCGCTCGGCGGGGGCAAGCGGCTGCGGCCGTTCCTGCTGATCGAGGCGGCGGCGCTGTTCGGCGCGTCGGCCGAGGATGCGCTGGATGCCGCCGTCGCGCTGGAGTGCGTCCACTGCTACTCGCTCGTCCACGACGACCTGCCGGCGATGGACGACGACGACCTCAGGCGCGGCAAGCCGACGGTCCACAAGGCCTATGACGAGGCGACGGCGATCCTTGCCGGCGACGGCCTGCTGACGCTCGCCTTCGGGCTCATCGCCGGCGCCGAGCGCCTGTCGCTCGCCGCCCGCTCGGCGCTCGTCCTGATGCTGGCGCGCGACGCCGGGGCCGGCGGCATGGTCGGCGGCCAGGCGCTGGACCTGGCGGCGGAGAGCCGCGACCTCACGGAAGCCGAGATCGCCACGATGCAGGCGATGAAGACCGGCGCGCTGATCGCCTTCGCCTGCGAGGCGGGGCCGGTGGTGGCGGACGCCGACGCGGCCGATCGGCAGCGGCTGCGCCGCTTCGGCGAACTGGTCGGCCTCGCCTTCCAGCTCGCCGACGATCTCCTCGACGAGACCGCCGATGCGGCGACGCTCGGCAAGGCCGCCGGCAAGGACCGCGAGCGCGGCAAGAAGACCCTGCCGGCGCTCAAGGGCCACGACTGGACCCGCCAGCGCCTCGGCGAGCTGGTGGCCGAGGCGGAAGCGGAGCTGTCGCCTTATGGCGAGCGCGGCGCGACCTTGCTGGCGGCGGCCCGCTTCGTGGCCCATCGTCAGCACTGA
- the ispG gene encoding flavodoxin-dependent (E)-4-hydroxy-3-methylbut-2-enyl-diphosphate synthase — translation MTIQTPIDLVDADPSPRRQTVGVRVGGVMVGGGAPVVVQSMTNTDTADVDATVAQVAALAKAGSEIVRITVDRDEAAAAVPRVRERLDRLGVNVPLVGDFHYIGHKLLADHPACAEALAKYRINPGNVGFREKRDRQFTDIVEMAIRWNKPVRIGVNWGSLDQELLTRLMDANSALPVPRTARAVTREAIIQSALLSAELAEEIGLGRDRIILSAKVSQVQDLIAVYRDLSRRTDLALHLGLTEAGMGSKGIVASSAAMGILLQEGIGDTIRVSLTPKPGGDRTQEVQVAQELLQTMGFRQFVPIVAACPGCGRTTSTVFQELAETIQADLRRNMPVWRERYPGVETLNVAVMGCIVNGPGESKHADIGISLPGTGETPAAPVFVDGKKTVTLRGPAIAADFQVMVADYIERRFGSGSTGL, via the coding sequence ATGACCATCCAGACACCGATCGACCTCGTCGATGCCGATCCCTCGCCCCGCCGCCAGACGGTGGGCGTTCGCGTCGGCGGCGTGATGGTCGGCGGCGGCGCGCCGGTTGTCGTGCAGTCGATGACCAACACCGACACGGCCGACGTCGACGCGACGGTGGCGCAGGTCGCGGCCCTCGCCAAGGCCGGCTCGGAGATCGTCCGCATCACCGTCGACCGCGACGAGGCGGCGGCAGCCGTGCCGCGGGTCCGCGAGCGGCTCGACCGGCTGGGCGTCAACGTGCCGCTGGTCGGCGACTTCCACTATATCGGCCACAAGCTGCTCGCCGATCATCCGGCCTGCGCCGAGGCGCTGGCCAAGTACCGCATCAATCCCGGCAATGTCGGCTTCCGCGAGAAGCGCGACCGGCAGTTCACCGACATCGTCGAGATGGCGATCCGCTGGAACAAGCCGGTGCGGATCGGCGTGAACTGGGGCTCGCTCGACCAGGAACTGCTGACGCGGCTGATGGACGCCAACAGCGCGCTTCCCGTGCCGCGCACGGCCCGCGCCGTCACCCGCGAGGCGATCATCCAGTCGGCGCTGCTGTCGGCGGAACTCGCCGAGGAGATCGGCCTCGGCCGCGACCGCATCATCCTGTCGGCCAAGGTCAGTCAGGTGCAGGACCTGATCGCGGTCTATCGCGACCTGTCGCGGCGCACCGACCTCGCGCTGCATCTCGGCCTGACCGAGGCCGGCATGGGCTCGAAGGGCATCGTCGCCTCATCCGCCGCCATGGGGATCCTGCTGCAGGAAGGCATCGGCGACACGATCCGCGTCTCGCTGACGCCGAAGCCCGGCGGCGACCGCACCCAGGAGGTGCAGGTCGCGCAGGAACTGCTGCAGACCATGGGCTTCCGGCAGTTCGTGCCGATCGTCGCCGCGTGCCCCGGCTGCGGCCGCACCACCTCCACGGTGTTCCAGGAACTCGCCGAGACCATCCAGGCCGACCTTCGCCGCAACATGCCGGTGTGGCGCGAGCGCTATCCGGGCGTGGAGACGCTGAACGTCGCGGTGATGGGCTGCATCGTCAACGGGCCGGGTGAATCCAAGCACGCCGATATCGGCATTTCCCTGCCCGGCACCGGCGAGACGCCCGCCGCGCCGGTCTTCGTCGACGGCAAGAAGACCGTGACGCTGCGCGGCCCGGCGATCGCGGCGGATTTCCAGGTGATGGTCGCCGACTATATCGAGCGCCGCTTCGGGAGCGGCTCGACCGGGCTGTGA
- the rpmF gene encoding 50S ribosomal protein L32, with translation MAVPKRKTSPSKRGMRRSADALKAPTYIEDKNSGELRRPHHIDLKTGMYRGRQILTVKEKE, from the coding sequence ATGGCCGTACCTAAACGCAAGACCAGCCCGTCGAAGCGCGGCATGCGCCGTTCGGCGGACGCCCTCAAGGCGCCGACCTACATCGAAGACAAGAATTCCGGCGAGCTGCGCCGCCCGCACCACATCGACCTGAAGACCGGGATGTATCGCGGCCGCCAGATCCTGACGGTCAAGGAAAAGGAGTAA
- a CDS encoding DUF3309 family protein, with product MSLGTILLIIIILLLVGALPTWGYSGSWGYGPSGILGVILLVILVLLLMGRI from the coding sequence ATGAGTCTCGGCACCATCCTTCTCATCATCATCATCCTGCTTCTCGTCGGCGCGCTGCCGACCTGGGGCTACTCCGGCAGCTGGGGCTACGGTCCCTCGGGCATTCTCGGCGTCATCCTGCTGGTGATTCTGGTGCTGCTGCTGATGGGCCGCATCTAG
- the phbB gene encoding acetoacetyl-CoA reductase, with protein MGRVAIVTGGTRGIGAAIATALRDAGHKVAATYAGNDERAKTFSAETGIAVHKWDVSSYDDCAAGIARVEADLGPVEILVNNAGITQDAMFHKMTPQQWQAVIGTNLSGLFNMTRPVWEGMRDRGFGRIVNISSINGQKGQAGQVNYAAAKAGDLGFTKALAQEGAKKGITVNAVCPGYINTDMMATISDDIMQKHILPQIPVGRLGEADEIARCVVFLASDDAGFITGSTLSANGGQYMA; from the coding sequence ATGGGCAGAGTGGCCATCGTCACGGGTGGAACGCGCGGCATCGGCGCGGCTATCGCCACGGCGCTGCGCGACGCCGGGCACAAGGTCGCAGCGACCTATGCCGGCAACGACGAGAGGGCGAAGACCTTCAGCGCGGAGACCGGCATCGCAGTCCACAAATGGGACGTCTCGTCCTATGACGACTGTGCTGCCGGCATCGCCCGGGTGGAGGCCGATCTCGGACCCGTCGAGATCCTCGTCAACAATGCCGGCATCACGCAGGACGCGATGTTCCACAAGATGACCCCGCAGCAATGGCAGGCGGTCATCGGCACCAATCTCAGCGGCCTCTTCAACATGACGCGGCCGGTCTGGGAGGGCATGCGCGACCGCGGCTTCGGCCGCATCGTCAACATCTCGTCGATCAACGGCCAGAAGGGCCAGGCCGGCCAGGTCAACTATGCCGCCGCCAAGGCCGGCGACCTCGGCTTCACCAAGGCGCTGGCCCAGGAAGGTGCCAAGAAGGGCATCACCGTCAACGCCGTATGCCCCGGCTACATCAACACCGACATGATGGCGACGATCTCCGACGACATCATGCAGAAGCACATCCTGCCGCAGATCCCGGTCGGGCGGCTGGGCGAGGCCGACGAGATCGCCCGCTGCGTGGTCTTCCTCGCTTCCGACGACGCCGGCTTCATCACCGGCTCGACCCTGTCGGCGAACGGCGGGCAGTACATGGCCTGA